A single genomic interval of Lacrimispora sphenoides JCM 1415 harbors:
- the arsB gene encoding ACR3 family arsenite efflux transporter yields MKSDKQTDIGFFQKYLTVWVILCMVIGVLIGRFLPAIPDFMNQFEYAKVSIPMAVLIWLMIYPMMMKVDFQSIKNVGKNPKGLFVTWITNWFIKPFTMYAIASLFFFVIFKAFISPDLATQYLAGAVLLGAAPCTAMVFVWSSLTKGNPAYTVVQVATNDLIILVAFVPIVKFLLGVSNVAVPWDTLILSVVLFVVIPLVGGMLTRTLVIKKRGEEYFNNTFVNKFDGVTTIGLLLTLVLVFAFQGETIIRNPLHIVLIAIPLIIQTFLIFFIAYFAARLLKLPYSISAPAGMIGASNFFELSVAVAIALFGTSSAAALATTVGVLTEVPVMLFLVKIANKTTHWFPESSAKQ; encoded by the coding sequence ATGAAATCAGATAAACAGACAGACATAGGCTTTTTTCAAAAATATCTCACCGTATGGGTTATTCTCTGTATGGTAATAGGCGTATTAATAGGAAGGTTTTTGCCAGCTATCCCCGATTTTATGAATCAGTTTGAATATGCCAAAGTATCTATACCGATGGCAGTTTTAATCTGGCTGATGATTTACCCTATGATGATGAAAGTAGATTTTCAAAGTATTAAAAATGTCGGCAAAAATCCTAAAGGATTGTTTGTCACATGGATTACTAACTGGTTTATTAAACCATTTACCATGTATGCAATCGCCTCACTGTTTTTCTTTGTGATTTTCAAAGCATTCATCTCGCCAGACTTGGCAACACAATATCTGGCAGGCGCGGTACTTTTGGGAGCTGCCCCATGTACTGCAATGGTTTTTGTGTGGAGCAGTTTAACGAAAGGGAATCCCGCTTATACCGTCGTACAGGTAGCAACCAATGACCTTATTATTTTAGTAGCCTTTGTGCCCATTGTAAAATTCTTGCTCGGCGTTTCCAATGTAGCTGTGCCGTGGGATACTCTGATTTTATCGGTGGTGCTGTTTGTTGTAATTCCACTGGTAGGTGGAATGCTGACCCGTACACTGGTAATCAAAAAGAGAGGGGAAGAATATTTCAACAATACTTTTGTTAATAAATTTGATGGTGTTACAACAATAGGACTATTATTAACGTTGGTACTGGTTTTTGCGTTCCAAGGCGAAACCATAATCCGCAATCCTCTACACATTGTCTTAATTGCTATACCTCTGATTATTCAGACGTTCCTTATTTTCTTTATCGCTTACTTTGCCGCCCGACTGCTGAAGCTGCCCTACTCCATTTCCGCTCCAGCTGGAATGATCGGTGCGTCTAACTTTTTTGAACTATCTGTCGCTGTGGCAATCGCCTTGTTTGGCACCAGCTCCGCCGCTGCGCTTGCTACTACCGTTGGGGTCTTGACTGAAGTACCCGTGATGCTTTTTCTTGTAAAAATTGCTAATAAAACTACCCACTGGTTCCCAGAATCCAGTGCCAAACAATAA
- a CDS encoding AAA family ATPase, protein MKLTFSKIHRESIFNADFDNLKEDSGTIEFKIKNTSGGIAVVYAPNGTGKSSFTEVLKSEESTAAVDFLATDDCGAVIDPSSKVFHIVADQISRHIILGDESQYLVGTDIRREYELKKKISDGFDSVFKVSLPGIYKSKYGVTKISDYLLGSVQAINETGYSFIKSIVNMRYRGKDINHEDFISYIKNLANREEPLELDEEKTKFVIQDCSKVKVVQRLLEVDANTIILSSEAPLIEQHSDAIKILDKYHMLHSCVVCDNEAFDGDVLLSQKKNRQRLIYDSLDQKTKNLLDKVAMDLSLVNNDPFNIKQIVLTFISGGDLDELIQLQRILTTYVNNIASAMIFDLVKCFDSTTMVRDFDELSRLRNVQPSLDSDDLLYIQDVISENIDRDIRVIRDNDNEKNFKLMLGDAPLLNVERHEMCLSTGEQNFISLTFELLLAKNSGKEYIVLDDPISSFDSIYKNKIAFCIVKFLESKKQIILTHNLELIRLLEFQLKGCFNLYMLNNMDGARNGFIRVKEEEQKLLIDLSELISFFQNNDGSLINAIKDRRQYLISMIPFMRGYAHISLDPNDFYGRLSEVMHGYGTANVDLVPIYKELFGWDFGGTEEVLASDILSLDCSNLDFFDTVQYPLLADALRQSLVYYYLRMTVERKLIDIFNINIRPGKILMLTDIIQKAFRCNVGDPEFETKRADRVFFASRKTLLNEFNHFEGNINIFQPAIDITSSRLQKEIIDIKNRLSEIETRYSA, encoded by the coding sequence ATGAAGTTGACTTTTAGTAAAATTCATAGAGAATCAATTTTTAATGCGGATTTTGATAATCTGAAGGAAGATAGTGGAACAATTGAATTTAAAATAAAAAATACGTCTGGTGGTATAGCGGTAGTATATGCTCCAAATGGAACTGGAAAGTCTAGCTTTACTGAAGTTTTAAAGAGTGAAGAATCTACAGCTGCTGTAGATTTTCTGGCAACAGATGATTGCGGAGCGGTAATAGACCCATCTAGTAAGGTATTTCATATTGTTGCTGATCAAATTAGTAGGCATATTATCTTAGGAGATGAGTCCCAGTATCTTGTCGGCACAGACATAAGAAGGGAATACGAACTTAAGAAGAAGATTAGTGATGGTTTTGATTCGGTTTTTAAAGTCTCTTTGCCTGGAATTTATAAAAGCAAATATGGTGTAACAAAGATTTCGGATTATTTGCTTGGTAGTGTTCAAGCAATCAATGAAACTGGATATTCTTTTATCAAGAGTATTGTCAATATGCGCTATCGAGGAAAAGATATCAATCACGAAGATTTTATTTCTTACATAAAAAATCTCGCTAACAGAGAAGAACCATTGGAGCTAGATGAGGAAAAAACAAAATTTGTTATTCAAGATTGTTCTAAGGTCAAAGTGGTTCAAAGGTTATTGGAAGTTGATGCCAATACAATTATTCTAAGTAGCGAGGCCCCACTTATTGAACAACATAGTGATGCAATCAAAATCTTGGATAAGTATCATATGCTTCATTCTTGTGTTGTTTGTGATAATGAGGCTTTTGATGGAGATGTGTTACTTAGTCAGAAGAAAAATCGTCAAAGACTGATATATGATAGCTTGGATCAGAAGACTAAAAACCTGCTAGATAAAGTTGCAATGGATTTGTCACTAGTTAATAATGACCCTTTTAATATTAAGCAAATTGTATTGACTTTTATTTCAGGAGGAGATCTAGATGAATTGATTCAATTGCAGCGAATACTTACCACATATGTGAATAATATTGCATCAGCAATGATTTTTGATTTGGTTAAATGCTTCGACAGTACAACCATGGTTCGAGATTTTGATGAACTGTCAAGACTGAGAAATGTGCAACCATCTTTGGACTCAGATGATTTGCTTTATATTCAGGATGTTATTAGTGAAAATATCGATCGCGATATTCGAGTTATTCGAGACAACGATAATGAAAAGAACTTTAAGCTGATGTTAGGGGATGCACCTCTTCTTAATGTTGAAAGGCATGAGATGTGTCTTAGCACGGGGGAACAGAATTTCATCTCGCTGACATTTGAATTGTTGCTTGCAAAGAATTCAGGTAAAGAATATATTGTCCTTGATGATCCGATATCTAGCTTTGATTCGATATATAAAAACAAAATTGCATTTTGCATTGTCAAGTTCTTGGAGTCGAAAAAGCAAATAATTCTTACCCATAATTTAGAACTAATTAGATTGCTTGAATTTCAGCTGAAAGGCTGTTTCAATCTATATATGTTAAATAACATGGATGGTGCACGTAATGGATTTATCCGCGTAAAAGAGGAAGAACAGAAATTACTTATAGATCTTTCTGAACTCATTAGTTTTTTCCAAAATAACGATGGTTCTTTAATAAATGCAATAAAAGATAGACGCCAATATTTAATTTCAATGATTCCATTTATGAGAGGATACGCTCACATAAGCTTAGATCCTAACGACTTTTATGGAAGACTATCAGAAGTAATGCATGGGTATGGGACGGCAAATGTTGACTTAGTCCCTATTTACAAAGAACTGTTTGGCTGGGATTTTGGAGGAACTGAAGAAGTATTGGCATCAGATATTTTATCTTTAGACTGCTCTAATTTGGATTTCTTTGATACGGTGCAATACCCTTTATTAGCCGATGCATTAAGGCAGTCTTTGGTTTATTACTATTTACGAATGACTGTAGAACGAAAGCTGATTGATATCTTTAATATCAATATTCGACCAGGCAAAATTCTAATGTTAACAGATATTATCCAGAAAGCATTCCGCTGTAATGTTGGGGATCCTGAGTTCGAAACAAAACGTGCAGACAGAGTATTCTTTGCTTCACGTAAAACTCTTCTTAATGAATTTAATCATTTTGAAGGAAATATTAATATCTTTCAACCAGCAATAGACATAACATCTTCTCGCTTGCAGAAAGAGATTATTGATATAAAGAATAGGCTTTCTGAAATTGAAACTCGATATTCCGCTTAA
- the arsD gene encoding arsenite efflux transporter metallochaperone ArsD — translation MKTMQIFEPAMCCSTGLCGVGVDPELLRISTVLDTLKKNGVNVDRFNLNSAPMEFVNNKVVNDFINDKGPDGLPVTVIDGKIVLTGKYPTNAEFTKWLGLSVDLLGKPVEKAQGNDGCCCKGGCC, via the coding sequence ATGAAAACAATGCAAATTTTTGAACCTGCTATGTGCTGCTCAACTGGACTTTGCGGAGTAGGAGTTGATCCCGAATTACTTCGTATATCTACTGTACTTGATACGTTAAAAAAGAACGGCGTAAACGTTGATCGCTTTAATCTCAACAGCGCACCAATGGAGTTTGTTAATAATAAGGTTGTGAATGACTTCATCAATGACAAAGGGCCGGACGGCTTGCCCGTTACCGTGATAGACGGAAAGATTGTATTGACCGGGAAATACCCCACCAATGCGGAATTTACGAAGTGGTTAGGTCTGTCCGTCGATCTGCTGGGAAAACCAGTGGAAAAGGCACAGGGAAATGATGGCTGTTGCTGCAAAGGAGGTTGCTGCTAA
- a CDS encoding zinc-ribbon domain-containing protein yields the protein MKIDEKLLTIGDIYAGKPDANDEIKEQGYDEFVNSYIEPTGIDVEEIAITKYGSPYFVMGDKGTGKTALLHFLENYVRTLDDAACSSFVFFESGYSQVDRAKLNTISRAISTPIAVDASIAASGKELECDFTYIWRWQFYQKIIDDNNSFNNNLFIDDNDWSKFCHEISKIDKTIYGGKMRIPAKISFSATTNPQFGTVEPSVGIEPLDLSKPHFNNTASYGDFINIIQKADELILNVTRTDIPYYIFIDELEAYRSDSDVFYRDLRMIRDLLFTTKRMNDTFRERTKFVCSVRLEILNSINRFVQSNQLHKIMQGYDKRLTWEYTNTNSFKHPIISILLRRIELAEEKAGIVNSTQHELIKRWFVPQVYNTHICTYILDNTWHRPRDIVRLILAAQSKNSKRFYSFNQNSFETFMHVYSKQCLVEVQEEMRALYTAEEIDCIVQCFRGYKTTFSYDEINERIGKLFPNTFLTEKLVTVLNDLYRIGFIGNYLNKDTATQWEYKEKYSLLIDSPWKMIIHPSLNVELSISGRKDKQFNIYASDNVTLENPQPLCQADISLKCIECGDEFIFSAGEQEFYAQQGFYVPKRCINCRTARKNATRASREYSIVKCSSYGVDG from the coding sequence ATGAAAATTGATGAGAAGTTGTTGACAATTGGGGATATTTACGCTGGAAAACCAGATGCTAATGATGAAATAAAAGAGCAAGGATATGATGAGTTTGTTAACAGTTATATCGAACCAACAGGAATAGATGTTGAGGAAATAGCAATCACAAAATACGGCTCTCCATATTTTGTGATGGGTGATAAGGGAACAGGAAAAACGGCGTTACTACATTTTCTTGAAAACTATGTTAGGACATTAGATGATGCAGCGTGCTCATCCTTTGTTTTTTTTGAAAGCGGATACTCGCAGGTAGATAGAGCAAAATTAAATACAATATCCCGGGCTATCTCAACACCAATCGCTGTGGATGCATCTATAGCTGCATCTGGTAAAGAATTAGAGTGCGACTTTACGTACATTTGGAGATGGCAATTTTATCAAAAGATTATTGATGATAATAATAGTTTTAATAATAACCTTTTCATAGACGATAACGACTGGTCTAAATTTTGCCATGAGATATCAAAAATCGACAAAACTATCTATGGTGGGAAAATGCGTATTCCAGCTAAAATTTCATTCTCAGCAACTACCAATCCTCAATTTGGAACCGTAGAGCCAAGTGTCGGTATTGAACCTTTGGATTTATCCAAACCTCACTTTAACAATACGGCAAGTTATGGCGACTTCATTAATATCATTCAAAAGGCGGATGAACTTATTTTAAACGTAACAAGAACGGATATACCATACTATATTTTCATTGATGAATTGGAAGCCTACAGAAGTGACAGTGATGTATTCTATCGGGACTTACGAATGATTAGAGACCTTCTTTTTACCACGAAGAGGATGAATGACACATTTCGTGAAAGAACAAAATTTGTTTGTTCTGTTCGATTGGAGATACTTAATTCAATAAATCGTTTTGTACAATCCAACCAGTTACACAAAATTATGCAAGGATATGATAAGCGGCTTACTTGGGAATATACGAATACAAACTCGTTTAAGCACCCAATTATTAGCATACTATTAAGACGGATAGAATTGGCAGAAGAAAAAGCTGGTATTGTCAATTCGACACAGCATGAGCTTATAAAAAGATGGTTTGTGCCACAAGTTTACAATACACATATATGTACATATATTCTTGATAATACGTGGCACAGACCTCGAGATATAGTACGGTTAATCCTTGCAGCTCAATCTAAAAATTCAAAAAGATTCTACTCGTTTAATCAAAATTCATTTGAAACATTCATGCACGTCTACTCTAAACAATGCTTGGTAGAAGTGCAAGAGGAGATGCGTGCCCTCTATACTGCAGAGGAAATAGATTGTATTGTTCAGTGTTTTCGAGGATATAAAACTACATTTTCATATGATGAAATCAATGAGCGAATAGGAAAACTGTTTCCCAATACCTTCTTAACCGAGAAACTGGTTACGGTTCTTAATGATTTATACAGGATTGGCTTTATTGGGAATTACTTGAATAAAGATACTGCAACCCAATGGGAATATAAGGAGAAGTATTCTTTATTGATTGATTCACCATGGAAAATGATTATTCATCCATCTTTAAATGTTGAATTGTCTATAAGTGGGAGAAAAGACAAACAGTTTAACATTTACGCTAGTGACAATGTAACACTAGAAAACCCGCAACCTCTGTGTCAAGCAGATATTTCTTTAAAGTGTATAGAGTGCGGTGACGAATTTATATTTTCGGCAGGCGAACAGGAATTCTATGCTCAACAAGGTTTCTATGTACCTAAACGATGCATAAATTGTCGAACGGCTCGTAAAAATGCCACTCGTGCATCAAGAGAATATTCTATTGTTAAGTGTTCTTCTTATGGAGTAGATGGCTAA
- a CDS encoding zinc-ribbon domain-containing protein, which yields MAAEYSSNNELSLDTILSTYSPLVEWDCPVCKMSWKGSVRDRVNK from the coding sequence ATGGCTGCAGAATATTCTTCAAATAATGAATTAAGTTTAGATACTATTTTATCAACATATTCACCACTAGTTGAATGGGATTGTCCCGTTTGTAAAATGTCTTGGAAAGGCTCAGTAAGAGATAGAGTGAACAAATAA
- a CDS encoding zinc-ribbon domain-containing protein, which produces MKEWNLGNWLFIDPDDIIENYSGSVWWTCSECQNSYAMSPKKKLYYQKRKRKPCPYCKGLRRKMHHFL; this is translated from the coding sequence ATGAAGGAATGGAATTTAGGTAACTGGCTCTTTATTGATCCAGATGATATTATAGAAAATTATTCGGGTAGTGTTTGGTGGACTTGTTCCGAGTGTCAAAATTCATATGCTATGAGTCCAAAAAAGAAATTATATTATCAAAAGAGAAAAAGGAAGCCTTGTCCATATTGTAAAGGATTGCGCAGAAAAATGCATCATTTTTTATAA
- a CDS encoding ArsR/SmtB family transcription factor, which yields MEEKYIQNAKVLKALSDPKRLRIVDMLSCGELCACSILERFHITQPTLSHDMKVLMGAGLVKARPEGKWIYYSLNDEHLKAFYQQLGEIFTSEPDCICHRKGGDI from the coding sequence ATGGAAGAAAAATATATTCAGAACGCCAAAGTCCTTAAGGCTTTGTCCGATCCAAAACGATTACGAATTGTCGATATGCTTTCTTGCGGTGAGCTGTGCGCATGTAGTATTTTGGAGAGATTTCATATTACCCAGCCAACTCTATCCCATGATATGAAAGTGCTGATGGGCGCTGGTTTAGTGAAAGCAAGGCCGGAGGGTAAATGGATTTATTACTCATTGAATGATGAACACCTAAAAGCTTTTTATCAGCAGTTAGGGGAGATATTTACTTCAGAACCCGATTGCATATGCCATCGTAAAGGTGGTGATATATAG
- a CDS encoding arsenate reductase ArsC → MVKVAFICVHNSCRSQIAEALGRHLAGDVMECYSAGTETKPQINQDAVRLMKQLYNIDMEATQYSKLLSEIPPVDIVVTMGCNVQCPFLPCKSRVDWGLSDPTGKSDLEFIETIRIIETKIRDLAKELC, encoded by the coding sequence ATGGTAAAGGTAGCGTTTATTTGTGTTCATAATTCTTGCCGTAGTCAAATTGCAGAGGCATTAGGCCGCCATCTAGCGGGTGATGTTATGGAATGCTATTCAGCAGGGACAGAAACCAAACCACAAATTAATCAAGATGCTGTGCGTCTAATGAAACAGCTTTACAATATTGACATGGAGGCGACGCAATATAGCAAACTCTTGTCGGAAATCCCGCCCGTGGATATTGTGGTGACAATGGGATGCAACGTCCAATGCCCATTCCTACCATGTAAGAGCCGTGTGGATTGGGGGTTGAGCGACCCGACTGGAAAGAGTGACCTGGAATTTATTGAAACAATCCGCATTATTGAAACAAAAATTAGAGATTTAGCAAAAGAATTATGTTGA